The DNA segment GGTGAAAGATATTTCCAACCGTCTATCGGCTGAAAAACCGGAACGAAAAGGCCAGTATCACAAAGATGGCGCCCAGAACCACGGTGATACGGTAGAGGCCGCCCGTTACGCCACGGGTACTGAAGAGGTCGGTCG comes from the Meiothermus sp. CFH 77666 genome and includes:
- the secG gene encoding preprotein translocase subunit SecG — protein: MEILQNILIFLYIAVAGFLVYLVLSQEPKQGAGDMFGGSTDLFSTRGVTGGLYRITVVLGAIFVILAFSFRFFSR